The genomic window CATACTTGAGGGAATTAAAAAATTTGCTTTGGAGAAGGATAAAAGATTAAAGAAACTATTAGAAATATGATAAAAGGGAGGCCGACGCCTCCCTTTTATATTTTTTACACCCTTTCCTTTAAAAGTTTAAACACCTTTTCTGGAGTAAAAGGTGCTTCTTTCAATCTAATTCCTACAGCGTCATACACTGCGTTAGAGATTGAAGGTAGTGGACCATTTATATTCACCTCTGCAACAGATTTTGCTCCAAAAGGTCCAGTAGGTTCATAGGTTGGAACAAACTTCACAACAATTTCTGGTAAATCAAGAGATGTAAGGATTTTGTAGTCAAAAAATGTGGGATTTATTGGAGAGCCTGTTTTTGTGAATTTTATTTCCTCAGTTAGGGCGTATCCAAGACCATTAACTATTGCTCCTATAGCTTGACCCTTTGCAAGTTTCGGATGTATAACAACTCCAGCATCTATAACTGCCACATACTTCACTGGTATAATCTTTCCAGTTTCTGTATCCACATCAACAAGAACGAAGTGAGCAGCAAATGGAGGAGGAGACTTTGGTGAGACATGAGATCCTACCCCTATCAGGTGTTCTTGCTCCTCCTCATAGTAGCTCTTAAGTCCTATCTCTTTGTATGTTATACTCTTTCCACTCTTTTTACTTATAACAGTTGAATCCTTAATATAGAGATTATCTGGATCCTCTTTAAGTAGTTTTGCCGCATAATTTATGATCTTTCCCTTTAAGTCTTTAGCAGCTTTTAGAACAGCTCCACCAGAGACATAGGTAGTGCTTGATGCGTATGCTCCAGTGTCAAAGGGAGTGAAATCTGTATCTGATGAATAAACAAAGAAGTTTCTGTAATCTGTTTTTAATTCCTCTGCTGCAATCTGTGCAAGAATTGTATCTGAACCTGTACCTATATCTGTTGCACCTGTTAGAAGCTGGAAGGTTCCATCATCATTCATTCTTATTTCACAGGATGCCATGTCTATCAAAGCAATACCAGATCCCTGCATGAGTATAGCCATTCCAACTCCTCTAATATATGGTCCCTTTTTAATTCTCTTTTTTCTCCATCTGTCCCATTCTATCTCCTTCCTTCCTATTTCAATACATCTATCCAGGGCACAACTCTCAATGGTTTGTGGTACTCCCTCTCTACCCTCTCCAAGTTTTTCAAATATGGGAGATGTTTCACCCTCCTTTATGTGGTTTCTCTTTCTAAACTCTAATGGATCAATGCCCATCTTTTCACTAAGTTCATCTATGGCAGTTTCAAGGGCAAACTGACCTTGAGTTGCACCATACCCTCTGTATGCACCAGCAACAGGAAGGTTGGTGTATACTGCATCTCCAACAAATCTTACATTCTTTGCTTTGTTGTATATTGGAAGAGATTTACTACCAACATTGAATAGGACGGTGGGTCCATGTGTACCATAAGCTCCTGTGTTCAAAACAACCCTCATATCTATTCCTGTGAGGATACCTGAAGAATTAGCACCAAGTCTTATGTAAATCTTTGATGGATGCCTTGTCCTTGCAGAGACAAACTCTTCTCTCCTTGTATATTCCATTCTTACAGGTCTTTTTGTCCTTAAGGTCATGAGAGCGCATATATCCTCAAGCACTATCTCCTGCTTTGTACCAAATCCTCCACCAATTCTTGGTTTAACAACTCTTATGTTGTTGATGGGAATTCCAAGTATCTGTGAGATTATTCTCCTCACATGAAAGGGAACCTGAGTTGAAGTTCTTATCACAAGTCTATTGTTTTCATCAAGGTATGTGATGGTTATGTGCGTTTCCATTGGAACATGCTGAGCATACTGGGTTTTTGTGTAGTATCCTTCAATTTTGAAATCTGCATCTTTTATGGCTTTATCAACATCTCCTATCTCTACTTCAACATGTGAGACTATGTTTCTTTTCTTATCGTAAATGCCAGTGCTTTCATCTTCGTCATGAATGACTGGTGCACCTTCTTTCATTGCCTCTTCTGGGTCAAAAACTGAGGGTAATTTTTTGTATTTAACCTTTATAAGTCTCAATGCCTCTTCAGCAATTTCCAGAGTTTCAGCACCTACAGCAGCAACTCTATCTCCCACAAATCTTACCTTCTTATCAAAGATAAAGGTATCGTATGGTGATGGTTCTGGATAACCCTGACCAGCAGTGGTATGAGGTATCCTTGGGGTATTCTTGTATGTAAGAACTATTTTAACACCAGGGAGTTTCTCTGCCTCAGTTGTGTCAATGTCAACTATCTCCGCATGAGCAAAGGGGCTTGTTAGAAGTTTTGCATGAATCATATCAGGGAGATTGATGTCGTCAGCAAAGAGTGGTTGACCTGCAGCAAGGGGAAGACCATCATATTTCTCCACACTCTCCCCTACAACTTTCAATTCTTCCTCTCTATCTTTTTTAAGCATTTTCTTCCTCCTTTAACAGCTTTATAGCCTTCTCAACAGCTTCTATCTGCTGAACATAACCTGTACATCTACAGAAATGACCTGAAAGGGCTTTCTTAATGTCATCTCTCGTGGGATTTGGATTTTCATCAAGAAGTGCCTTCATTGAAAGAATTATTCCAGGAATACAGTATCCACATTGTACAGCTCCCTCTTCCACAAAACTTCTCTGTAGAGGATGTGGTTTCTCCATATCTCCTATTCCTTTGATTGTGATAACACTTCTATCTTTAACTCTTCCTGCAAGTATAGTACATGATGGAACAGGTACTCCGTCAAGTAGAACCGTGCAGGCACCACACTCACCTGTCTTACAGTTGTTTCCCTTAACCTCTGTATGTCCATTTCTCCTTAAAAGTTCAAATAGTGATTCTCCGGGGTAGGCATCAAATTCTACAAATTCGCCATTTAATTTGAACTTTATCTTCATATCTCCTCCCTTATGCGCATTAGATTCCTCTTGGTTAAAACACCAGAAAGTTCTCTTCTGTAATCTCCTGATATCCTCATGTCATCTGCCACTTTTACAGTCTCCATCACAAGTTCTTTTGCTTTTCCTATAACTTCATCTGTGAGTGTCTTACCAAGCAAAAATTCCTCAACCGTTTCCATCCTTGTGGGACCAAAAGGTCTTGCGCCAATTACAACTATTGCATCTTCCACCCTCTTCTCTTTGTCAAATTTTAGAAGCATACCTTCATTTAAGAGAGGTATATCTGATGCTGTTCTTGTAAATCTTATATAGGAAAAGTGATACGATGGATCAAATTTTTTAATCCTTACCTCCTTTATTATTGCCTCATCAAGGAAT from Caldisericia bacterium includes these protein-coding regions:
- a CDS encoding molybdopterin-dependent oxidoreductase, which encodes MLKKDREEELKVVGESVEKYDGLPLAAGQPLFADDINLPDMIHAKLLTSPFAHAEIVDIDTTEAEKLPGVKIVLTYKNTPRIPHTTAGQGYPEPSPYDTFIFDKKVRFVGDRVAAVGAETLEIAEEALRLIKVKYKKLPSVFDPEEAMKEGAPVIHDEDESTGIYDKKRNIVSHVEVEIGDVDKAIKDADFKIEGYYTKTQYAQHVPMETHITITYLDENNRLVIRTSTQVPFHVRRIISQILGIPINNIRVVKPRIGGGFGTKQEIVLEDICALMTLRTKRPVRMEYTRREEFVSARTRHPSKIYIRLGANSSGILTGIDMRVVLNTGAYGTHGPTVLFNVGSKSLPIYNKAKNVRFVGDAVYTNLPVAGAYRGYGATQGQFALETAIDELSEKMGIDPLEFRKRNHIKEGETSPIFEKLGEGREGVPQTIESCALDRCIEIGRKEIEWDRWRKKRIKKGPYIRGVGMAILMQGSGIALIDMASCEIRMNDDGTFQLLTGATDIGTGSDTILAQIAAEELKTDYRNFFVYSSDTDFTPFDTGAYASSTTYVSGGAVLKAAKDLKGKIINYAAKLLKEDPDNLYIKDSTVISKKSGKSITYKEIGLKSYYEEEQEHLIGVGSHVSPKSPPPFAAHFVLVDVDTETGKIIPVKYVAVIDAGVVIHPKLAKGQAIGAIVNGLGYALTEEIKFTKTGSPINPTFFDYKILTSLDLPEIVVKFVPTYEPTGPFGAKSVAEVNINGPLPSISNAVYDAVGIRLKEAPFTPEKVFKLLKERV
- a CDS encoding (2Fe-2S)-binding protein, producing the protein MKIKFKLNGEFVEFDAYPGESLFELLRRNGHTEVKGNNCKTGECGACTVLLDGVPVPSCTILAGRVKDRSVITIKGIGDMEKPHPLQRSFVEEGAVQCGYCIPGIILSMKALLDENPNPTRDDIKKALSGHFCRCTGYVQQIEAVEKAIKLLKEEENA